In Silene latifolia isolate original U9 population chromosome 3, ASM4854445v1, whole genome shotgun sequence, a single window of DNA contains:
- the LOC141648799 gene encoding uncharacterized protein LOC141648799, whose protein sequence is MEEKVDFLTNLVKELTKGSGITSHVKFCGGSLPSHTIPPPTKEQAKAVSLRNGRELIEAPKAPKKTRPLPIVHEVEDLVEDEIEVVVEHGETSTPQQVRVNEPLPEYEPQALFPSALNDTRIIDKKTSNLYDIFRKVEVNIPLLDLLSSVPKHAKFLKELCTTKRSNKAKSMKKVRASEHVSAIFQKRLPQKCSDPGMFTIPCKIGNLDCQHAMLDLGASINVLPNYLYECLKLGPLKPTRTVISLADMSNIYPKGIVEDVLVKMGEMLFPADFYVIEMEPEKGSTPILLGRPFMRTFHTNIDVPSGRLTMEFKGEKIEYSIHEAMKYPTEYLSKALVPLYACTRFFLKMKQSPFNNHKGV, encoded by the exons ATGGAGGAGAAAGTTGATTTTCTTACCAATTTGGTCAAGGAACTTACAAAAGGAAGTGGGATTACTTCTCATGTGAAGTTTTGTG GAGGGAGCCTCCCTTCTCACACCATTCCTCCACCCACCaaagaacaagcaaaagcggtcTCTTTGAGGAATGGTAGAGAGTTGATAGAGGCACCCAAGGCTCCTAAGAAAACAAGACCACTTCCTATTGTTCATGAAGTGGAGGATTTagttgaagatgaaattgaagtggtagTGGAACATGGGGAAACATCTACACCTCAACAAGTGAGAGTCAATGAACCGCTTCCGGAATATGAGCCACAAGCTCTATTTCCAAGTGCCTTGAATGACACAAGGATAATTGACAAGAAGACTTCAAACCTTTACGATATCTTtcgtaaagtggaggtaaacatCCCACTTCTTGACCTTCTTAGTAGTGTACCCAAGCATGCAAAGTTTTTGAAAGAgttgtgcactactaagaggTCCAATAAGGCAAAAAGCATGAAAAAGgtaagggctagtgaacatgtgtcgGCAATTTTTCAAAAACGGTTGCCACAAAAATGTAGTGATCCGGGCATGTTCACCATCCCTTGTAAAATTGGTAACTTGGATTGTCAACATGCTATGCTTGATTTAGGTGCATCTATTAATGTCTTGCCCAATTACCTTTATGAGTGTCTCAAGTTAGGGCCTTTGAAACCGACTCGTACGGTCATTTCTTTGGCCGATATGTCCAATATCTATCCTAAGGGAATTGTGGAAGATGTCTTGGTGAAGATGGGGGAAATGCTTTTCCCCGCCGACTTCTATGTAATTGAAATGGAACCCGAGAAAGGCTCCACTCCCattttgttgggaaggcctttcatgagaactttCCACACCAATATTGATGTACCTAGTGGACGCCTCACAATGGAATTTAAAGGGGAAAAGATTGAGTATAGCATACATGAGGCAATGAAATACCCAACCGAgtatctatcaaaggcattagtccCACTTTATGCATGCACCAGATTCTTCTTGAAGATGAAGCAAAGCCCGTTCAACAACCACAAAGGCGTTTGA